The Chitinophagales bacterium genomic interval CAGTGTCTTTTCATGCAACACGATTCTTTTTATCGTGCCGGCTTTGACGGCAGTAACAGAAGTTTCCATCTTCATTGCTTCAATCACAAACAGCGGTTGATTCTTTTTCACCTTCTCGCCTTCTTTCACAAACATCTTTGATAACATTCCCTGCAACGGAGCACCGATTTGGTTTTCACCGGCTGCCTTTTGATGCGTCTGTTTCTTGACCAGTGATTTCTTATCCAGCATTTCCACAGTACGTGTTTGCCCGTTCAACCGGAAGTACACCGTGCGATACCCGCTTTCATCCGCATCACCTACATATAATAAACGGATCATGAGTGTTTTACCCCGCCCGATTTCAACCAGGATTTCCTCATTACTCTTTAAGCCATAGAAGAATGCCGGCGTTGGAATGGAACTCACATCACCATATTGCCGCTGATGATGATAATAATCTTCAAACACTTTTGGATAAAATTTGTAAGACAGGAAGTCAGGCATGGTTTGAGCAGTATCAAACTGTTGCTGAAAGGCACTGAACTCCTTCTCTATTTCAATCGGTTTCAGGTGTGCATTGGGCAGGTCGGTGAATGGCACCTCATCCTTCAGCACCAACTGCTGCAGCACCTTCGGAAATCCACCGTATGGCTGGCCTATTTCTCCTTTAAAAAAACCCTTTACCGATTCAGGAAATGAAAGCATTCCACCCTTCGACAACACATCTTCTTTGGTTAGTTTATTCGAGATCATGAACATGGCCATATCGCCCACCACTTTGGATGATGGCGTTACTTTCACGATATCGCCAAACAATTCATTTACATCCTCGTAAGCTTTCTTGATTTCATCCATCCTGTCGGCCAGTCCCAGTCCGATAGCCTGTGGCTTCAGGTTGGAATATTGTCCGCCCGGTATTTCATGATGATACACTTCAGCTGTTCCGGCCATCAGCCCGCTTTCAAACGGATAATAATATTCACGCACATTCTCCCAGTAATTGGAAAACCTGTTAAGTGAATGAATATCCATCTTCAGTTCCCGTTCATGACCGCGCATCATCTCTGCAATAGAATTGAAGTTGGGCTGCGATGTAAGCCCCGACAATGAACTCAGCGCAACGTCAATTACATCCACGCCAGCTTCAATGGCCTTTAAGTAAGTGGCGGATTGTATACCTGACGTATCGTGTGTATGAAGGTGAATGGGAATGCTGACCGCTTCTTTTAAAGCGGTAATCAGTTGTGTGGCGGCAAATGGTTTGAGTAAACCGGTCATATCTTTAATACCCAGCAGGTGGGCACCCATGTCTTCGAGTTCACGGGCGAGATCGAGATAATATTGAAGCGTGTATTTTTTCCTGGCCGGATCAGCAATATCACCCGTGTAACAGATGCAGGCTTCGGCAAGTCCGCCGGTACGTTCACGCACGGCATTGATACTTACCTTCATGCTCTTCGTCCAGTTGAGCGAATCAAAGATCCGGAAAATATCCACGCCGCTTTTCCACGATTCCTCAATGAACTTTTCAACCAGGTTATCCGGATAGGCGGAATAGCCAATCGCATTGTTTCCCCGGATAAGCATCTGGAAAAGAATATTCGGAATCGCTTCGCGAAGCAGCTGCAGCCGCTCCCACGGATTCTCATGCAGGAACCGCAAAGCGACATCAAACGTGGCACCGCCCCACACTTCCATCGAAAAAACCTCCGGGTGATGATGAGCAAAGCTCTCGGCAACAGCCAGCATATCACGTGTCCTCACGCGCGTGGCCAGCAGTGACTGATGTGCATCACGAAAAGTAGTATCCGTATAGTGTATCCGCTTCTCCGCTTTCAGCCATGCCGCAAATTTTTCAGGGCCAAGTTCTGTGAGCCGTTGTTTGGTGCCGGGTTGAATGGTTTCAAAATGATTGAAGTCGGGCACCTTTGGTTTTTGAAAGACTTTTGAATGATCGGTTTGCTGCACATCAGGATTTCCGTTCACGACAATGTTGGCGAGATAGCGTAACACTTTTGTACCACGGTCCTGCTTTTGTGAAACTTTTACCAGGTCAGGAAACAACTCAATAAACTTCACCGTTGCCCTGCCTTCGATGAAAACAGGATGCATGATGACTTTCTCCAGAAACGGGATGTTGGTCTTTACACCGCGAATCCTGAATTCGGTTAGCGTGCGGTGCATGCGGGCCGCAGCAGCATTCAGCGTTCGGCCATGCGCCGTAATCTTGGCGAGCATGGAGTCGAAGAAGGGAGACACCTTCACACCCTGGTATGAGCTGCCTTCATCAATCCTGATCCCATGACCGCCGGCATTGCGATAGGCAATGATGGTACCGTAGTCGGGCTTAAAATTATTGGCCGGATCTTCAGTGGTGATGCGGCACTGAATGGCAAAGCCGTAGCAGTGAATCACCTCCTGCGAAGGGATATCAATCTCCGCGGAATGCAGTGCTTTGCCATCAGCAATCAACAGCTGACTGCGTACGATATCGATGCCTGTTACTTCCTCTGTAACCGTATGCTCCACCTGTATGCGTGGATTTACTTCGATGAAGAAGACATTTTCGTCTTTGTCAACCAGGAATTCCGCGGTGCCGGCATTGTTATAATTTACTTTGCGAGCCAGCTGTAAGGCGTAAGCGAATAATTTCTCACGTGTTTCCCGCCGCAGCGAAGTGGAAGGCGCCACTTCCACCACTTTCTGAAACCGGCGCTGCACGCTGCAATCGCGTTCAAAGAGGTGAACGATATTGCCATATTCGTCACCGAGCAGCTGCACTTCTATATGCTTGGGATCTTCTACGAATTTCTCGATGAAAATAGTGTCATTGCCGAAGGCATTGCCCGCCTCACGGCGAGCTTCACCAAATGCTTTCTCCAGTTCTTCTTCTTTAAACAAAACACGCATGCCTCTTCCGCCGCCGCCTGCACTTGCTTTCAGAATCACCGGTAAGCCGATGCGCTTTGCTTCTTTCAGCGCTATCCTGGCATCCGTCAATGGCACTTTATTGTCTTCAATGACAGGCACACCACAGGAACGGGCTACCTGTTTGGAGGCCACCTTATCGCCAAGCTGCTCCATCACCTCCGGGCGCGGCCCTACGAAGATGATACCTTCTTCACCGCACCTCCTGGCAAAACTTACATTCTCCGACAGGAATCCATAGCCGGGATGAATGGCATCCGCTCCGTTCATCTTAGCAATGCGCAGTATCTCTTCAATGTCGAGGTAGGGCTTCAACGGTTCATCATCTGCACCAATCTGATAGGCTTCATCCGCTTTATAACGATGCAATGAATAACGGTCTTCATAGGTGTACACCGCTATGGTACGGATGCCGAGTTCAGAAGCAGCACGCAATGCCCTGATTGCAATCTCACCGCGATTGGCTACGAGTAGTTTTTTTATTTTCTGCATGAAGAGGGAATGAAAAAGTGGAATGAAAAAATGAAGTGAGCACTAAGTTACATGCCACCATCTGAATGAACAATGTACAAATCAAAGCTGTATACGGAATGAGAAGGTGTTAAGATTCCACTCTTTCGATTTCCGCCACCGGGCTAAACAAATATTGCTTTTTTGTCTTTACCTCTACACAGAGGTATCTCTTTCTCAGTTTAGCTCCCTTCCTGAACAACCTTCCGCCTCCATA includes:
- a CDS encoding pyruvate carboxylase, with protein sequence MQKIKKLLVANRGEIAIRALRAASELGIRTIAVYTYEDRYSLHRYKADEAYQIGADDEPLKPYLDIEEILRIAKMNGADAIHPGYGFLSENVSFARRCGEEGIIFVGPRPEVMEQLGDKVASKQVARSCGVPVIEDNKVPLTDARIALKEAKRIGLPVILKASAGGGGRGMRVLFKEEELEKAFGEARREAGNAFGNDTIFIEKFVEDPKHIEVQLLGDEYGNIVHLFERDCSVQRRFQKVVEVAPSTSLRRETREKLFAYALQLARKVNYNNAGTAEFLVDKDENVFFIEVNPRIQVEHTVTEEVTGIDIVRSQLLIADGKALHSAEIDIPSQEVIHCYGFAIQCRITTEDPANNFKPDYGTIIAYRNAGGHGIRIDEGSSYQGVKVSPFFDSMLAKITAHGRTLNAAAARMHRTLTEFRIRGVKTNIPFLEKVIMHPVFIEGRATVKFIELFPDLVKVSQKQDRGTKVLRYLANIVVNGNPDVQQTDHSKVFQKPKVPDFNHFETIQPGTKQRLTELGPEKFAAWLKAEKRIHYTDTTFRDAHQSLLATRVRTRDMLAVAESFAHHHPEVFSMEVWGGATFDVALRFLHENPWERLQLLREAIPNILFQMLIRGNNAIGYSAYPDNLVEKFIEESWKSGVDIFRIFDSLNWTKSMKVSINAVRERTGGLAEACICYTGDIADPARKKYTLQYYLDLARELEDMGAHLLGIKDMTGLLKPFAATQLITALKEAVSIPIHLHTHDTSGIQSATYLKAIEAGVDVIDVALSSLSGLTSQPNFNSIAEMMRGHERELKMDIHSLNRFSNYWENVREYYYPFESGLMAGTAEVYHHEIPGGQYSNLKPQAIGLGLADRMDEIKKAYEDVNELFGDIVKVTPSSKVVGDMAMFMISNKLTKEDVLSKGGMLSFPESVKGFFKGEIGQPYGGFPKVLQQLVLKDEVPFTDLPNAHLKPIEIEKEFSAFQQQFDTAQTMPDFLSYKFYPKVFEDYYHHQRQYGDVSSIPTPAFFYGLKSNEEILVEIGRGKTLMIRLLYVGDADESGYRTVYFRLNGQTRTVEMLDKKSLVKKQTHQKAAGENQIGAPLQGMLSKMFVKEGEKVKKNQPLFVIEAMKMETSVTAVKAGTIKRIVLHEKTLVEADDLVLELS